One Carassius gibelio isolate Cgi1373 ecotype wild population from Czech Republic chromosome A7, carGib1.2-hapl.c, whole genome shotgun sequence DNA window includes the following coding sequences:
- the LOC128016617 gene encoding carnitine O-palmitoyltransferase 1, liver isoform encodes MVNSNYYVMDFLYAFPTHLQAARAGNIIHAIMLYRMNLDRAQMKPLMLQNTIPMCSSQYECMFNTSRIPGIETDTLQHMSDSRHIVVYHRGRYFKVGMFYDGRLLLPREIEQQLEKILADTSEPQPGEETLAALTAGDRVPWACARNAYLRHGKNKKSLDAVEKAAFFVTLDDTEQRYDQANPVESLDRYAKSLLHGKCYDRWFDKSINLIVFKNGTVGLNAEHSWADAPVVGHLWEQVLSMDPVKLGYTADGHCKGEPHHNLPGPQRLQWNIPTECQTMIANSLSVAMALADDVDSHIIPFSDFGKGLIKKCKISPDAFIQLALQLAHYRDKGKFCLTYEASMTRLFREGRTETVRSCTMESCAFVRAMINNKTTEEKLRLLTQAAEKHQQMYRLAMTGQGIDRHLFCLYVVSKYLGQDSPFLKEVLSEPWKLSTSQTPLQQGELFDLVNHPEYVTSGGGFGPVADDGYGVAYVIIGEKLINFHISSKHSSPETDSHRFGNNIRQAMLAMLDLFQLDKKDLK; translated from the exons ATGGTTAACAGCAACTATTATGTAATG GACTTTCTTTACGCCTTTCCTACACATCTGCAAGCAGCAAGAGCCGGCAACATCATTCATGCTATCATGCTTTACAGGATGAACCTGGACCGGGCTCAAATGAAACCG TTAATGCTTCAAAACACCATCCCTATGTGCTCGTCCCAGTATGAGTGCATGTTCAACACCAGTCGCATCCCAGGCATAGAAACAG ACACACTTCAGCACATGTCTGACAGCAGGCATATTGTGGTGTATCACCGAGGCCGTTACTTTAAAGTGGGGATGTTTTATGATGGGCGGTTACTTTTGCCACGGGAGATCGAGCAGCAGCTGGAGAAGATACTGGCTGACACGTCAGAGCCACAGCCCGGAGAGGAAACCCTCGCTGCCCTCACCGCAGGGGACAG AGTGCCTTGGGCCTGTGCCCGTAATGCCTACCTCAGACATGGCAAGAACAAGAAGTCTCTGGATGCTGTGGAGAAGGCCGCTTTCTTTGTTACACTAGATGACACAGAGCAGCGCTATGACCAAGCAAACCCTGTGGAGTCCCTGGACCGTTACGCTAAATCGCTGCTCCATGGGAAGTGTTATGACAG GTGGTTTGATAAGTCCATAAACTTAATTGTCTTCAAGAATGGAACGGTTGGCCTTAATGCAGAACACAGCTGGGCTGATGCTCCTGTTGTTGGCCACCTCTGGGAG CAAGTGCTCTCGATGGACCCTGTTAAGTTGGGCTACACCGCAGATGGCCACTGTAAAGGAGAACCTCACCATAATCTTCCTGGACCTCAAAGACTCCAGTGGAATATCCCAACTGAG TGCCAAACTATGATTGCCAACTCTTTGTCTGTGGCCATGGCTTTGGCTGATGATGTGGACTCTCACATCATCCCCTTTAGTGACTTTGGGAAAGGCTTGATCAAGAAGTGCAAGATCAGTCCTGATGCCTTCATCCAGCTAGCATTGCAGCTGGCCCATTATAGG GACAAAGGAAAGTTTTGCCTGACGTATGAGGCGTCCATGACACGTTTATTCAGAGAAGGCCGTACAGAAACTGTGCGCTCCTGCACCATGGAATCCTGTGCTTTTGTCCGTGCCATGATCAACAACAAAACG acAGAAGAGAAACTTCGTTTACTAACCCAGGCGGCTGAGAAACACCAGCAGATGTATAGGCTGGCAATGACTGGTCAGGGCATTGACCGCCATCTCTTTTGCCTCTACGTAGTGTCTAAGTACCTTGGACAGGACTCCCCATTCCTCAAGGAG GTGTTGTCAGAGCCGTGGAAACTCTCCACTAGTCAGACTCCTTTGCAGCAGGGGGAGCTGTTTGATCTGGTGAATCACCCAGAGTATGTGACCAGTGGAGGAGGATTTGGACCG gTTGCAGATGACGGTTATGGTGTGGCCTATGTGATTATCGGTGAAAAACTCATCAATTTCCACATCTCTTCCAAGCATTCTAGTCCAGAAACG